The following coding sequences lie in one Haematobia irritans isolate KBUSLIRL chromosome 3, ASM5000362v1, whole genome shotgun sequence genomic window:
- the b6 gene encoding pentraxin-related protein b6 yields MKIIHLLAVLSGLNCGLGHAWKPIVGQLPAATSTISGSKATSATFTSSFSLQQSHPEYGRKTAYVTDIGNAGKELLIKEIPQQAPTEEIIPINNHYKSYESALLPAAINFGDAKFGYKTAGALSFKEDQCSVKKYAFNHDGVVHYESEIPELSQFTICFWMRFTNHSGDHVILTYSAEEGHRDFQFWVANAKNSSFISMAIKGQQIYRLNYPLRVRQWHHTCTSWNGKTGEWQVWLKAERIGRGFHNSLVGHKIPPKGKLFSGGPSVTGKISEGLHFEVTLVQIYRVALSAGKAHRDHKHHHAHHFDHEGKEIHPTTKPPPVINRPQPMHTLLANGQIPTRVRINLAQPAPTPSEDISTNAAAAEQALTIHTNFINGQINAGSRLVAQQLVGLNQPLGPHATQTVNRQTVLDPNNPTKIKFVDETETRILFKRDTKDTEKNLKKRGLVFLDDGSIVDDPLIQGSAVLKYDGLAEFGGQQFKEELGDIINVEDKISEHDHEPAEEEVKAVMALCGTCDTEPFQGAIVFAWKDAHEHLNNALKGYSVGRCGNF; encoded by the exons atgaaaataattcacTTATTAGCAGTGCTAAGTGGTCTTAATTGTGGTCTTGGCCATGCCTGGAAACCCATTGTGGGACAATTGCCAGCGGCCACTTCTACCATAAGTGGCTCAAAGGCTACTTCGGCTACGTTTACAAGTTCATTTAGTCTTCAGCAATCACATCCCGAATACGGGCGTAAAACGGCCTATGTGACGGATATAGGTAATGCTGGAAAAGAATTGTTAATAAAGGAAATACCTCAGCAAGCACCAACGGAGGAGATAATACCCATAAATAATCATTATAAATCGTACGAATCGGCCCTACTGCCAGCAGCTATTAACTTTGgggatgccaaatttggttataaGACAGCAGGAGCTCTTTCTTTCAAGGAG GATCAATGCTCTGTGAAAAAATATGCCTTTAATCATGATGGTGTTGTCCATTATGAAAGTGAAATTCCGGAACTATCACAATTCACCATTTGTTTCTGGATGCGTTTTACAAATCACAGTGGTGATCATGTCATCTTAACTTATTCCG cTGAGGAGGGACATCGAGACTTCCAATTTTGGGTAGCGAATGCCAAAAACTCCAGTTTCATCTCCATGGCCATAAAAGGTCAACAAATTTACAG ACTCAACTATCCATTGAGGGTTCGTCAATGGCATCATACCTGTACATCGTGGAATGGCAAAACGGGTGAATGGCAAGTTTGGCTAAAGGCTGAACGGATTGGACGAGGTTTCCATAACTCT CTTGTAGGTCATAAAATCCCTCCCAAGGGTAAACTATTCTCCGGAGGACCTTCGGTGACTGGAAAAATTTCAGAGGGATTGCATTTCGAAGTCACTTTGGTTCAGATATATCGTGTGGCTTTAAGTGCAGGCAAAGCTCATAGAGATCACAAACATCATCATGCCCATCACTTTGATCATGAAGGCAAGGAAATACATCCAACAACTAAACCACCACCAGTT ATCAATCGCCCTCAACCCATGCATACTCTTTTGGCCAATGGACAAATTCCCACTAGAGTTCGCATAAATCTAGCCCAACCAGCCCCAACACCTTCGGAAGATATTTCCACCAATGCTGCTGCCGCTGAGCAAGCTTTAACCATTCACACCAATTTTATTAATGGACAAATTAATGCTGGATCACGTTTGGTAGCCCAACAATTGGTGGGTCTTAATCAACCCCTAGGACCTCATGCCACACAGACAGTTAATCGTCAGACGGTATTGGATCCCAATAATCCTACAAAGATTAAATTTGTCGATGAAACCGAAACCCGTATACTCTTCAAACGAGACACAAAGGACACGGagaaaaatctcaaaaaacGTGGTTTGGTCTTTTTGGATGATGGCAGCATAGTAGATGATCCTTTGATTCAGGGATCGGCTGTTCTGAAATATGATGGTTTAGCCGAATTCGGTGGCCAGCAATTTAAAGAAGAACTTGGAGATATCATAAATGTTGAAGATAAAATCTCCGAACATGATCATGAACCAGCCGAGGAAGAAGTTAAGGCCGTCATGGCCCTTTGTGGAACTTGTGACACAGAACCCTTCCAAGGAGCCATTGTTTTTGCCTGGAAAGATGCCCATGAACATCTCAACAATGCCCTGAAGGGTTATAGTGTAGGAAGATGTGGCAATTTCTAG